The genomic interval acatagCATTCCTAATCCTCTAAATttactaaatatataaaattctgGAGTAACTAGaattcttaatcttttttttttttggctgaggAGAACTCTTTGTCTTTGTTAATTAAGAACAAGCTTTAATGGTTATGTTGTTTTTGCATGCTATGGTTAAATATCTGTGACTTAATAGTCTATAAACTAGAACTTGTGTAATGAgccttctataaataaaaagtgGTTATGTGGTCTTTATGAGGTTTGACTAGGGGTGAGCACAATTTGAGTAAAACTGATTTTTTGAACCGAATTAatgaattttagttaatttggtTCATTCTTTTTGGTAATTCTGTGTTGTTcggttttattttaaaaaaaaattggtttttgACAAAAAAAGTTCAGTTAATGACCGAAATaaccaaaattatattgattTATTAAAATGTCCGTAAAAGTTGgattatttacaaaatttccATTCGACATAAATACACCTGTTTCCCAATTTCCCCATTCTTCTTGTGTTTCTCACATAACCCTAGCCACCTTTCAAAGCAAGGGGTTCGCAAAGATAGGAGATTGGATTGATAACAACAAGCCAGGtccaattgaaagaagaaaatgaaaggactgatagagagagagagcatggcGATGCACAAACTGGTGACTGGTGGCTCAGCTTGTGCTGTTCCTGGGTCCTCTTCTTCATCTAACCCTCTCAGCACCTTGGATAATGCTTTGATTGGTTCTTCCAAAAACCAGGTcaaaattttcatctatttATGTGTAAACAGATAATTGCAGTTGGAAAATCATCAAAGGAATGTTCAATTATTGTAGATGACCCTTTGTCTGTTTTTGTTACTTGACCTAGTTGtggctctttttttttttttacttgagaAATAATGTTATTGGAGTAATTGTCTGATGATTTTTTCTTGACTAACTGCTTTAAAGTGTGAAATTAAAGGAAATTGTACTTCCAAATTGGGAATATCTGAAACCCTTATCCTTGatttctttcaaataaaaaattcgagttcattaatttctttcctttattcctttccttcttttttcttttgtttctctttttttccttaatGTTTCTATTCTATATACAAATTCAAGTTCAGAATGTAGAGAAACTGTGATCCAGAAGCTGCGTTTTCTTTTTTCTGCATCTGAAATTTTCTCCAGTAGCAGTGTTTGAAATATATGTACTTGGTTGAAGGGACCAAAATATTGAATGTGATCATGTTATTATTGTTCGTGTGTGTTGGGAGCAAATGTTGAATAGGATCAGCTATTTGTTATCAGGAAGCAAGATATTTTTCTTCAGTAGCTACTTGTTATTCCATTTCATCCTAATCTGCTTCTGGTTTTGGTGGATTATCTGAAGGTGACAAGCAGTGCATGCATGATCAAACAAGCATAATGGCTTGGATTTGCAAATTTTAATTGGACTTCTTCATTTAGCTTTTGGACTCTGTTTGTTATTTTCAGATTTGTAAATCCTGAAATTGTCTTCAATTCTATTATATTAGAAGTGACTCTATAATGTCGGAGTGactcctattgaagataagatgtgtgaGACACAATTAATATGGTTTGATTATATGAGAAGAAAATCAATAGaggctcttgtgaggagagtgggTAGAATGGGACAAGTATTTAGCAAGAGAGGTAGAGAAAGGCCAAAGAGAACTTGGTGGGAGACACTTaggtttgatattaattttatggaCCTTACAGAAGATGAGGccataaatagaaatgaatgtATAATTCATGTAGTTGATCCCAAATAGTGGGGTAAAAGGCTTGGTACTTTGTCATTGTTTTTTCtgttatattaaataaaatttggttATTCTGGTATATTTCTGACATTTTGGCTAATATGGTTAATttggttttttgaaaaatttggtttGGTTCTATTGCATTGTAAATAATCCGGTTACCAAACCACCCAATAACTGGCCAGAAAAACTAATTGCTCACTCTTTAGGTTTGAAAGTTCATAAACCGCCAAAAGTAAAGGAAAAGAAGACCTTACaaaaaaagatgattttttgCTGAGGATGAACATCTGATCATACCATCCCCGTAAGCCTTTTAACAGGTTCAGAAATTTTAGTGAATCTATCTTCACAAGGCATAGATAACCTGCTTAGTTCTTGTATGCCAATACAGCTATGCTTCTAAAACTAAATGCTAAGTAGTTGACTAACAAAATGATCCAAGTAAAGCCCAGGACAATACATGTAGACCCAACAATATGAATCAAAGAAGGCCTATGGCTTACTATTTTAGCCTGCATCCCTTTCTCTTTGGTTTGAGGGAGGAGGCATTGTTGAACCTTGAAGTATCACAGGGTTTAAAGGAAACTGAATTAGCAGCATAaatacttgaagaaatcttaGAATATGGCTTCATGACAATTGAACTGACTATCTATTTTGGGGTCTGATAACCTAGTATGTTCCAGATCAAAGCTATATATCCACTTTGTTGCTGCCATAGATCACCAAAATACCTCCCTAGCTTGAACAGACATGACTAGAATTATTTAAGAAGACACCAGTTACATGCTTCAAaggtaaatttgatgttttaCGCGGCTTAGACTTGCAAAGGCATTTAGGATTTTGTAGCATATTCTTATGCTTTGCTCTGGTTTTGTACTGTTAAATGTTCAAAAAGATCTTAGATTTTGTTTATCCTTCTGCTTTTTTGTCTGTTTATTCAGGTAGAGAAAGAAGCCAGGTGGTCCTTGGAAGTAGGTACAGATGTTTTGAGAAGCAGAAACCTGGATGCCCAAAAGGGTATGGGAATGATCTCATTTATTGTGCAAAATACTCCTGCCATACATTGTTGTTGGGAGGGACTTTGAAACTAAAACTGACATgacattttgatgttttagaaGCTCACAATGGACATCAAGATGGAAATGCAGATGTATCTAGACAGCCACAGAGATATGAGGATCGAAGTAGTAAAGTGAGAGCAATTGATAAGTCAGAAAGCCTTATTGATATAGATGATGCTGAGGTATACAAGATGTTTCAACAATTCAATAAAATGCTTTTTCTTATGGTCTGACCCTGCGCCACTTAATTCGTAAGAAACAATGATCTTTTTTAAAGtgtgaagagaaaaaaaagtacTTTCCCTCTATTTATGCCTTTTCTAATATTTTCAGGTTTGTCATGAAGTCtccttgaaaatgatttttgtttttggttgctttttcttttttccggTGATTTTGTTTCCCCTTCATATTTTTATCCACAGGGGAACTTATTTTTATCATGGGTGTTATGCTTTCTATAGAAGTTTGTTAAACTCTGAAAATTTCCTAATAATTTACTAGGAAACAAAGAAAATTCAGACCTGTTAATCTTAAGTTATTCCATTGCTTCTACCTTCAGTTTACCTCCAGAATTCTACATTTCTAACCAAGTATTAAAATTCCACTCTGTTATGTTGTTTCCTGTATTGTGGAAActgaaataattttagaatatttgaagaCATTTAACAAgtacaagaaaaaaatgatgaaaagttGGATAGATATCAAAGTAATTTGGAGTAAAACTAAAGCCTATAATGTTTATTAAACTCATTAAAAGGCTGCCCCTAATCTGCAAGGCTCCCTGCTATAAAAGGGTTGAGGGAAATTTGTTTGTGTAAGCAACCTAACTCAAATATATGACTTCCCACTCACAGATGAGCCACCTTACCTTTGCTAGTATTGCTACCAATGCTCACTCTCCAGTAAACTCAATTATTAAacaattaaatgtttttatatgTATACATCATCTCCTGTAAAGGTTGCAGGTACGTAATGTGAAAGCATGTGATGTGCAAACTAAGAATCGTCAAATTAATACTAATCAAGTGAATGCTATCATTGACAAGTGTGTTTAATTAAAGTTGTACAGAAGCATTCAACCaagtaaggcaaaaacaaattaaagaagCATTAACAACATTAAAAAGTAAATGGTTATATCGCATCTATCATGTACCAAATGCTTTGGCAGAAAATTTGAtttcttatcttttaataaGATTAGGTTCATATTCTGCTCCTCTACTTTCTCACATTCcaacttttgttttttattattctctcaGCAGAAGGCACAACTAGAAATAGCTCGTTAGATATAGGCTTGGGGCAGCCCATGGTTTCTGGATGTTTAATAATTTTCCTTGAGTTTCTTAGGTGCTGCTGGAAACATTGGAATTCAGATTTCCACAAATATTGTTTGCAGGTTCCCTAGGAAAGATAACCTTTTCTGCTGTTTCTGTATGCTTCTCGTGTGCTTCCAGCTTTATTCTGTTTGGttacattacataaaaataCCAACATTTTAGTGTGTTTTTCCAATTTTAGAATGacttaattttttcaatagcCATACTCAActttattatttgtttcaaaAGCATAATGCCATTTGCTTCCGTGTACTCTTACCGTTAAGCAGTGATGTGGACTGCACAGGTGGCATCATTTTGATTACAGAGATTGTACATGTCATCTCCTTAACTTTTGACCGAGTCTTCACATCCCCTCCCACCTCCGGCAACACTCTACCTTCTCCACTGCTGTTGCCAACTAATCCTTTGCCAGCTTCCACAATACCGTTGACTAGTCTATTGGCAGAAACAACACTCTTTCTAGCAAACAAATTGCCACCATGGAATGAAAATCAATGAACCAATGGACTGACGACTATCCAATGGAACAAACCAATGGCGGAGACAATGGTGAGGAAGATCGAGAAAGGAGGCATGGCATTGGGGACTAGGGTCTGGTGGGAAGGAATGAGGTCCATGTGTGATTATAACTCCTGTTGCCCCTGCTTTGTTTTCTGTATATACGCGCACGtacatgtgtgtatatatatatatatattcaattttatagTTTAATGGAGAAAAATGGTTACTAAAATAAACCTTGCCTTGATGCGTATTTCCTCCAGTTCACCATTCAATCCTTAACATTCATGCATGGAAATTCCAACC from Diospyros lotus cultivar Yz01 chromosome 8, ASM1463336v1, whole genome shotgun sequence carries:
- the LOC127807847 gene encoding uncharacterized protein LOC127807847 isoform X5 — protein: MKGLIERESMAMHKLVTGGSACAVPGSSSSSNPLSTLDNALIGSSKNQVEKEARWSLEVGTDVLRSRNLDAQKEAHNGHQDGNADVSRQPQRYEDRSSKVRAIDKSESLIDIDDAEVCRYLNTKEEIHYKTIIWEAMNREHAKVRHGKRAAKAKKCTPARKAQKITSNTENDKRCSSKINYDALIDKLAVINIVAISAEMQFKDQLRCLGETRCCVE